From the genome of Virgibacillus siamensis, one region includes:
- a CDS encoding DUF4870 domain-containing protein, translating to MTNSDERLFAMLIYLLSFFVPILGPLIIWLLKREESDFIDYHGKEYFNFLISYTVYSIVCTILMIILIGFVLIFIIGFAAFIFTIIALVKAYGGEKYRIPFIFRLIR from the coding sequence ATGACAAATAGTGATGAGCGTTTGTTTGCGATGCTGATTTACCTGCTCAGTTTTTTTGTGCCGATATTGGGACCGCTGATAATTTGGTTATTGAAGCGTGAAGAATCCGATTTTATTGATTACCATGGCAAGGAGTATTTTAACTTTCTGATTTCATACACGGTTTACAGTATTGTTTGTACCATTTTAATGATTATTTTAATTGGTTTTGTACTCATTTTTATCATTGGCTTCGCGGCTTTTATCTTTACGATTATCGCATTGGTAAAAGCATACGGTGGAGAAAAATACCGGATTCCGTTTATTTTCAGGTTAATACGTTAA
- a CDS encoding DUF421 domain-containing protein, with amino-acid sequence MMLFIGQVILIYIITIIAIRLLGKATFAQLTAHDLTGIFFVVSLAAGPLFTASIFKAVAGIVTVVIIHIIFSRLTLVNKLNKPFIGHPTIVVKHGKLIKNNLKRSRFTLVELLSNLREKGYPDITSIEFALIETNGNISILPRQEMSPVTPKQLGIETDFQGMPMAVVIEGEIQHQNLKLIGKNRDWLVNELQATGYKDFNRIFYAAVRDSTNSLTVDTGEGDSGRIKE; translated from the coding sequence ATGATGCTATTTATTGGTCAGGTTATTCTAATCTATATCATTACCATAATTGCAATCAGGCTTTTGGGTAAAGCCACTTTCGCGCAATTAACCGCACATGATTTAACAGGTATATTTTTCGTTGTCTCCCTCGCGGCGGGTCCGCTTTTTACAGCAAGCATATTTAAGGCGGTTGCCGGAATAGTTACGGTTGTAATTATACACATTATTTTTTCCAGACTCACACTGGTTAACAAATTAAACAAGCCGTTCATCGGTCACCCAACCATTGTAGTAAAACACGGCAAACTAATTAAAAATAATTTGAAAAGGTCCAGGTTCACATTAGTGGAGCTATTATCAAATTTACGGGAGAAAGGATATCCGGACATAACCTCAATTGAATTTGCTTTAATTGAAACAAACGGAAACATCAGCATCCTTCCCCGACAAGAAATGTCCCCAGTCACGCCGAAACAACTTGGCATCGAAACCGATTTCCAGGGAATGCCGATGGCGGTTGTGATTGAAGGAGAAATTCAACATCAGAATCTTAAATTAATCGGAAAAAACCGGGATTGGCTGGTCAATGAACTACAGGCAACAGGTTATAAAGATTTCAACCGGATTTTTTACGCCGCAGTCCGTGACAGCACAAACTCACTAACAGTTGATACAGGGGAAGGAGACTCAGGAAGGATCAAAGAATAG
- a CDS encoding GntR family transcriptional regulator — protein MSNSRVITKDYVYAEIKDKIISGSLQPDENIVEENLAREFDVSRTPLRSALQQLEYEELLVRKPNGRLKVAPISVSEARDIFNVRSLLEGYVARDAAKHATEKDKLYLKHLVRMLQESSEQGAETEQVKYGMQFHAYLYEISGNRTAAKILNLLNDRINRYRRLGLLGRSERIEGKKDDHALILDYIVNGDEKNAEHAAQQHVNRSMEKAVERIRTFI, from the coding sequence ATGAGCAACAGCCGAGTGATTACAAAAGATTATGTGTATGCCGAAATCAAAGATAAAATTATTTCCGGCAGTTTGCAGCCTGATGAGAATATTGTGGAGGAAAATCTGGCCCGGGAATTTGATGTAAGCAGGACACCATTGCGCAGCGCATTGCAGCAGCTTGAGTATGAGGAACTGTTGGTGCGGAAGCCGAATGGACGCTTAAAAGTTGCGCCTATTTCTGTTTCGGAAGCCAGGGATATTTTTAATGTTCGAAGTCTGCTGGAGGGTTATGTGGCCCGGGATGCGGCAAAACATGCAACTGAAAAGGATAAACTGTACCTAAAGCATTTGGTCAGAATGCTGCAAGAATCGTCTGAACAGGGGGCAGAGACAGAACAGGTGAAGTATGGTATGCAATTTCATGCCTATTTGTACGAAATCAGCGGGAATCGTACTGCTGCCAAAATATTAAATTTGCTGAATGACCGCATAAACCGTTACCGACGTCTGGGGCTGTTAGGCAGGAGCGAGCGGATAGAAGGGAAAAAAGATGACCATGCTCTGATTCTTGATTATATCGTTAATGGGGATGAAAAAAATGCAGAACATGCTGCACAGCAGCATGTAAACCGCAGCATGGAAAAGGCAGTCGAAAGAATAAGAACATTTATTTAA
- a CDS encoding trans-sulfuration enzyme family protein, with protein MGWKIGTKMIHERLQPDKDTGMITQSITPAVAYAFKSADDAAAVVSGEKDGTYYGRYGNPTVRTLEKKIAAMEGAEECLGLASGMAAISTALLAFLGNGDHIIVTKDVYGGTYSFLDSLAPRFGIDVSFVDCTDTKNIARAMKQETKAVYMETPSNPRLTILDIEQISAICNEYDVSLIVDNTFMSPYLQNPLACGADIVLHSATKYLNGHGDVLAGFIAGEKTTIETMRKKFMGDLGQQLNAWDAFLIIRGLKTLVLRMRQHCINAQATARFLESHPMIEAVFYPGLESHPQHELAKKQMKRMGGIVSFEVRGGMQASKLFLDKLELAMISFSLGDTETLVQHPASMTHASIPPEKRACFGVTDGLIRLSAGLEEADDIIADLKQALDEVAAQMKILQ; from the coding sequence ATGGGGTGGAAAATCGGCACGAAAATGATTCATGAAAGACTGCAGCCAGATAAAGATACAGGCATGATCACCCAAAGTATCACGCCGGCAGTGGCGTATGCTTTTAAATCAGCGGATGACGCTGCTGCTGTTGTCTCCGGGGAAAAAGATGGAACATATTATGGGCGTTACGGGAATCCAACTGTCCGAACGCTTGAAAAGAAAATTGCCGCAATGGAGGGGGCAGAGGAATGCCTAGGGCTTGCAAGCGGAATGGCAGCAATTTCAACTGCTTTGCTGGCATTTTTGGGGAACGGAGATCACATTATCGTGACAAAAGATGTATATGGCGGTACATACAGTTTTTTAGACTCACTTGCACCGCGTTTTGGAATTGATGTTAGCTTTGTGGACTGTACGGATACCAAGAATATTGCAAGAGCAATGAAACAGGAAACAAAAGCTGTCTATATGGAAACACCTTCCAATCCAAGACTTACAATCCTGGATATTGAACAGATCTCAGCAATATGCAATGAATATGATGTTTCACTAATTGTTGATAATACCTTTATGAGCCCATACTTGCAAAATCCGCTGGCATGCGGGGCGGATATTGTACTTCACAGTGCGACTAAATATCTGAATGGTCATGGAGATGTTCTTGCTGGATTTATTGCTGGTGAAAAAACGACGATTGAAACGATGCGCAAAAAGTTTATGGGTGATTTGGGACAGCAATTAAATGCCTGGGATGCGTTCTTGATTATCCGCGGCCTGAAAACACTTGTGTTACGGATGAGGCAGCACTGTATAAATGCACAAGCGACTGCAAGATTTTTGGAATCACATCCAATGATTGAAGCTGTTTTTTACCCTGGTCTTGAATCCCATCCACAGCATGAACTGGCCAAAAAGCAAATGAAGCGTATGGGTGGTATTGTTTCATTTGAGGTAAGAGGCGGTATGCAAGCCAGCAAGCTGTTTCTTGATAAACTTGAATTGGCGATGATTTCATTTAGTCTGGGGGACACGGAAACACTCGTCCAACATCCGGCATCAATGACCCATGCATCGATACCGCCTGAAAAACGGGCCTGTTTTGGTGTCACAGATGGTTTAATCCGTTTGTCAGCGGGGCTGGAGGAAGCTGATGATATTATCGCTGATCTAAAACAGGCACTGGATGAAGTGGCCGCACAGATGAAAATTTTACAATAA
- a CDS encoding long-chain-fatty-acid--CoA ligase produces MFSPLTPLDWKRRAVKYYPDKTAVIDEEKEFTYKEFGERTNQLSAALHNAGIRESDHVAVMLPNTHYMLERFYGIGQLGAVMVPLNYRLDAEDLGYIINHSDAKILIVDAEFAEPIEDIAENLSLEEIVVVAVPGHHSSLKSVDYEAFLTHVPYDAEVPEVEIDENQMLTLNYTSGTTSKPKGVMLTHRANYLNAANFMYHLGVNHDDVYLHTLPMFHANGWGGVWAITAAGGTHVCLRKVDPPLILELFDKKNISLLCGAPTVINMLVNEPNAKEIDIQTKPRMATAGAPPAAALIGKAQDILGLNMIHVYGLTETSPFILYCEWKNEFHGKSPDEQAVIKARQGIELAFNGETKVVHPDGKEVAWDGEELGEIITRGNVIMEGYYKDPERTASAIKDGWFYTGDLAVTYPDGYIEIRDRAKDMIISGGENISSTEVEGILYKHPAVMETAVISIPNEKWGEVPKAIIVRYPDAEVTEDEIISFCRDNMAHFKAPKEVEFVDALPKTATGKLQKFRLREMNWDGPKKVN; encoded by the coding sequence ATGTTTTCACCGTTAACACCACTGGATTGGAAACGACGTGCGGTAAAGTACTATCCGGATAAAACTGCTGTAATTGATGAGGAGAAAGAGTTCACTTATAAAGAATTTGGCGAACGGACTAATCAACTATCAGCGGCACTGCATAATGCTGGTATTCGGGAAAGTGATCATGTTGCGGTAATGCTTCCAAATACGCATTATATGCTCGAACGTTTTTATGGAATTGGCCAGCTTGGTGCTGTAATGGTTCCGCTGAATTATCGCCTTGACGCGGAAGATCTCGGTTATATCATCAATCATAGTGATGCAAAAATCTTAATTGTCGATGCAGAATTTGCCGAACCTATTGAAGACATAGCAGAAAATCTGTCGCTGGAAGAAATTGTTGTTGTTGCTGTTCCCGGGCATCATTCTTCGTTGAAAAGTGTGGATTATGAAGCGTTTCTTACGCATGTGCCGTATGATGCGGAAGTACCAGAGGTTGAAATTGATGAAAATCAGATGCTGACCCTGAATTATACGAGCGGAACGACCTCAAAGCCAAAAGGGGTTATGCTGACACATCGGGCGAATTATTTGAATGCCGCTAATTTCATGTATCATCTTGGTGTTAATCATGATGATGTGTATTTGCATACTTTGCCGATGTTTCATGCGAATGGCTGGGGCGGTGTCTGGGCGATAACGGCAGCAGGTGGTACGCACGTATGTCTCCGAAAAGTAGATCCGCCGCTTATTCTTGAATTGTTTGATAAGAAAAATATATCACTGTTGTGCGGGGCTCCAACAGTGATCAATATGCTCGTAAATGAACCAAACGCGAAGGAAATTGATATACAAACGAAACCCCGCATGGCCACGGCCGGCGCCCCTCCTGCTGCGGCATTAATCGGGAAAGCTCAGGATATTCTCGGCTTAAACATGATTCATGTATATGGGCTCACTGAAACCTCACCATTTATTTTGTACTGCGAGTGGAAAAATGAATTCCATGGTAAGTCTCCTGATGAACAGGCAGTCATAAAGGCAAGGCAGGGGATAGAACTTGCTTTTAATGGTGAAACAAAAGTGGTTCATCCGGATGGAAAAGAGGTTGCCTGGGATGGAGAGGAACTTGGTGAAATCATAACCCGCGGAAACGTGATAATGGAGGGGTATTACAAGGACCCTGAAAGGACAGCCTCAGCCATTAAAGATGGCTGGTTTTACACTGGTGATCTGGCAGTAACGTATCCGGACGGGTATATCGAAATTCGTGATCGCGCCAAGGATATGATTATTTCCGGCGGTGAGAATATATCCTCAACCGAGGTGGAAGGGATTCTGTACAAACATCCTGCAGTTATGGAGACAGCTGTTATTTCCATTCCGAATGAAAAATGGGGGGAGGTGCCAAAAGCGATTATCGTACGCTACCCGGATGCAGAAGTAACTGAAGATGAAATTATTTCTTTTTGCCGTGATAACATGGCCCATTTTAAAGCCCCGAAAGAGGTCGAATTTGTCGATGCGCTGCCAAAAACGGCAACCGGAAAACTGCAGAAATTCCGTTTGCGTGAAATGAACTGGGATGGACCGAAAAAAGTTAATTGA
- a CDS encoding YjcZ family sporulation protein — MEFGPKYGSNYGGYNGNVGGAGYNHGGNTAGAGYGCSCGYGDGFTLIVVLFILLIIVGTAWC, encoded by the coding sequence ATGGAGTTTGGACCTAAGTATGGTTCCAACTATGGAGGATATAACGGTAATGTTGGAGGTGCCGGATACAACCACGGTGGAAACACAGCTGGAGCCGGATATGGCTGCAGTTGCGGATACGGTGATGGATTTACGTTAATCGTTGTATTATTTATCCTTCTTATCATCGTTGGCACGGCATGGTGTTAA
- a CDS encoding YjcZ family sporulation protein → MSESYGHGGGFALIVVLFILLIIVGAAYMGC, encoded by the coding sequence ATGAGTGAATCATATGGCCATGGCGGCGGTTTCGCTTTAATCGTCGTACTGTTCATCCTGCTCATCATTGTCGGAGCAGCATATATGGGATGTTAG
- a CDS encoding YjcZ family sporulation protein, with product MSYSGGNNFAMVVVLFILLIIVGATYVNGGGFGGGYNGY from the coding sequence ATGAGTTATTCAGGTGGTAATAACTTTGCGATGGTAGTTGTTCTGTTTATCCTGCTTATCATTGTTGGTGCAACGTATGTGAATGGTGGCGGATTCGGCGGCGGCTACAACGGCTATTAA
- a CDS encoding stage VI sporulation protein F: MSDMMKKVEQKTGVNSNDIMKLAKSVNGMDLSNEQNIRRLVKQVSRMANKRVSKQTEDMIVKALKGKKINQSTISKML; this comes from the coding sequence ATGAGCGATATGATGAAAAAAGTGGAACAAAAAACCGGTGTTAACAGTAATGATATTATGAAACTGGCCAAGTCTGTGAACGGTATGGATCTGTCCAATGAACAAAACATCAGAAGACTTGTAAAACAAGTTTCAAGGATGGCGAATAAACGGGTATCCAAGCAGACTGAGGACATGATTGTAAAAGCATTAAAAGGGAAGAAAATCAATCAATCAACCATCTCGAAAATGCTGTAA
- the dacB gene encoding D-alanyl-D-alanine carboxypeptidase/D-alanyl-D-alanine endopeptidase — protein sequence MVKQMDSLLQNTPELDGAIAGISIRDADTGNILYEHMGDVRLHPASNMKLLTSAAALSVLGERYTFQSEVLKTGDIQDHTLYGDLILRGKGDPTLLPADFDQFAKSIKSRGIHVMKGDIIGDDHWYDHIRLSPDMIWSDEHWYYGAQISALTVSPNEDYDAGSVIVEVMPGKVGEKPMVTISPGTDYVQVKNTAVTRESAVEKDLVIHRVHGGNTLIVEGAIPAGTPVIKEWIAVWEPTRYALNLFEQSLQKQGVTWKGDIRTGQTPKDGEVLFTHESIPLSEMLNPLMKLSNNTIAEILVKEMGSIVHGEGSWEKGIDVIEKKLHGLGLNPDNLIMRDGSGISHADLIPPNELTRLLYKLQRKKWFDTYLTALPVAGVENRMVGGTLRNRMSGLDVRAKTGTIFGVSTLSGYVRTDSGRKLIFSIMLNNLLDEEDGPEIEDKLIEIIASQC from the coding sequence ATGGTAAAACAGATGGACAGTTTACTGCAAAATACACCTGAACTTGATGGAGCAATTGCCGGTATCAGTATTCGGGATGCAGATACCGGCAATATCCTGTATGAACACATGGGTGATGTCCGGCTCCATCCCGCCTCAAATATGAAATTACTGACATCAGCAGCTGCACTATCTGTTCTGGGTGAACGTTATACATTTCAATCGGAAGTATTAAAAACAGGAGACATACAGGATCATACGTTGTACGGTGATTTAATTTTACGGGGAAAAGGAGATCCAACCCTGTTGCCTGCTGATTTTGATCAATTTGCCAAGAGTATAAAATCACGCGGTATCCATGTCATGAAAGGGGATATTATCGGGGATGATCATTGGTACGATCATATCCGTCTTTCTCCGGATATGATTTGGTCGGACGAACACTGGTATTATGGGGCGCAGATTTCTGCACTGACAGTCTCGCCAAATGAAGACTATGATGCAGGTTCTGTCATTGTTGAAGTTATGCCTGGTAAAGTTGGGGAAAAGCCGATGGTTACGATTTCACCCGGGACAGATTATGTACAGGTGAAAAATACTGCAGTGACCCGTGAATCGGCTGTCGAAAAAGATTTAGTAATTCATCGTGTTCATGGCGGCAACACATTAATTGTGGAAGGCGCTATCCCTGCTGGAACACCTGTCATCAAGGAATGGATAGCAGTATGGGAACCGACCCGTTATGCATTGAATCTGTTTGAACAATCATTACAAAAGCAAGGGGTTACGTGGAAGGGTGACATAAGAACAGGTCAGACTCCAAAAGATGGGGAAGTTCTTTTTACACACGAATCTATTCCATTATCTGAAATGCTGAATCCGCTTATGAAATTGAGTAACAACACAATCGCGGAAATATTGGTAAAAGAAATGGGCAGTATTGTTCACGGGGAAGGCAGCTGGGAAAAAGGGATAGATGTCATTGAAAAGAAACTGCATGGATTGGGACTAAATCCGGATAATCTGATAATGCGGGATGGTTCTGGTATATCGCACGCTGATCTTATTCCGCCAAATGAATTAACCAGATTATTGTATAAGCTGCAAAGGAAAAAGTGGTTTGATACGTACTTGACGGCGCTGCCAGTTGCTGGTGTAGAAAATCGAATGGTTGGCGGTACATTAAGAAACCGGATGAGTGGATTGGATGTTCGAGCAAAAACCGGTACTATTTTTGGCGTCAGTACACTGTCAGGATATGTTCGAACTGATAGTGGACGCAAGCTTATTTTTTCCATCATGCTCAATAATTTATTGGATGAAGAGGATGGACCGGAAATCGAGGATAAATTGATTGAAATCATCGCAAGCCAGTGCTGA
- the uraA gene encoding uracil permease, producing the protein MKQKEIQVQERLPFLQSLPLGLQHLFAMFGSTVLVPVLFGVDPATILFMNGIGTLLYIFITKGKIPAYLGSSFAFISPVFVVLGQYTGGQGYGYVLGGFLAVGVILCIVAMIIHAAGTAWIDVIFPPAAMGAIVAVIGLELVPTAAEMAGWIAPADAGDTWAVDPSTAMVSFLTLAITIICWVTMRGFLKIIPILIGIITGYVIAFFFGIVDFTKVQEAAWITMPTYYEMKFDWSAILVIIPAALVIIPEHIGHLFVTGNIVKKDLTKDPGLDRSLLGNGISTIISSFFGSTPNTTYGENIGVLAITRVYSTWIIGMAAVIAVVLSFCGKLAALISSIPTPVMGGISLLLFGIIAASGIRMLVEGQIDYNKSQNLILTCVVLVIGISGATIKLGSVALTGMGLATVVAIILSLFFKVLDILKLSNE; encoded by the coding sequence ATGAAGCAAAAGGAAATTCAAGTCCAGGAACGACTGCCATTCTTGCAAAGTTTGCCGCTTGGTCTGCAGCATTTGTTTGCCATGTTTGGTTCAACAGTCCTTGTACCGGTGTTATTCGGGGTTGATCCCGCGACCATTTTATTCATGAACGGAATTGGCACGTTATTATATATTTTTATTACAAAAGGGAAAATCCCGGCATATCTTGGTTCAAGTTTTGCATTTATATCCCCGGTTTTCGTCGTTCTGGGGCAATATACCGGTGGACAGGGGTATGGTTATGTACTGGGAGGCTTTCTCGCCGTGGGGGTCATTTTATGCATTGTTGCTATGATTATCCATGCTGCTGGTACTGCATGGATAGATGTCATTTTTCCTCCTGCGGCAATGGGAGCAATTGTTGCTGTTATTGGATTGGAGCTGGTACCAACTGCTGCTGAAATGGCTGGCTGGATTGCACCGGCAGATGCGGGTGATACATGGGCAGTAGACCCATCAACGGCAATGGTTTCCTTTTTAACGCTGGCAATCACCATTATTTGCTGGGTTACGATGCGTGGCTTTTTAAAAATCATCCCTATTTTAATCGGGATTATTACCGGATACGTGATTGCCTTTTTCTTTGGCATTGTGGATTTCACAAAAGTGCAGGAGGCAGCCTGGATTACCATGCCAACATATTACGAGATGAAATTTGACTGGTCGGCCATTTTAGTCATTATTCCGGCAGCACTTGTTATTATCCCGGAACATATCGGCCACTTGTTTGTGACAGGAAACATTGTTAAAAAAGATTTGACGAAAGACCCCGGACTTGACCGGTCATTGTTGGGAAACGGTATTTCGACCATTATTTCCAGCTTTTTCGGTTCCACCCCAAATACAACTTACGGGGAAAACATCGGGGTGCTTGCGATAACACGGGTTTACTCCACCTGGATTATTGGAATGGCTGCTGTTATTGCGGTTGTGCTCTCCTTCTGCGGTAAACTTGCTGCATTAATTTCATCCATTCCAACTCCAGTAATGGGCGGCATATCCTTATTATTATTCGGAATCATTGCAGCCAGCGGAATCCGGATGCTTGTCGAAGGGCAAATCGATTATAATAAGTCGCAAAACCTGATCCTAACCTGTGTTGTACTTGTTATCGGCATAAGCGGCGCCACAATAAAATTAGGATCTGTTGCATTAACCGGCATGGGACTGGCCACTGTTGTTGCTATCATTCTGAGTCTTTTCTTTAAGGTGCTGGATATCTTGAAGTTGTCGAATGAGTAA
- a CDS encoding spore germination protein, whose product MKKKREERKKDRELTKALEEFRQNDDFVEYQFEQNEFPVTLGYLKTSIDQEKLEKSVMPYLQQGDFETLDEIDQIVPITKTGISDHADELKQKLIQGYLILYPKNESGQFLLIPIPLKKSRQVSVPEVEFSVVGPKEAFIENIDTNLNLVKKRLAIPELDIQTMTVGTVTKTKVAVVSIKGIVDEENVNTAIQRINDIEIDQVIDSSFIQQTIADNKNSPFPQLLDTERPDRIASVLVEGKVAIFVDGSPHVLIGPTTLVEFFSAFEDYFLNWTIASTFRMIRLFAVFFSILITPLYVAVLTHHFEVIPKALLGPLISSRTLVPFQPILEAIILELTIELLREAGARLPTKIGQTIGIVGGIVIGTASVEAGLTSNVLLILIALAALASFTTPVYQMGNTIRLIRFPLLIAAHVYGIFGIAVCIAYIMVHLIRLTSLGRPFLEPVYPFRFKDLKDAFIRLPFNMQNKRPYLVRPSKVDRPTEGE is encoded by the coding sequence ATGAAAAAGAAGCGAGAAGAACGAAAGAAGGATCGCGAATTAACGAAAGCGTTGGAGGAATTCAGACAGAATGATGACTTCGTTGAATATCAATTTGAACAGAATGAATTCCCTGTAACGCTTGGATACTTAAAGACTTCCATTGATCAGGAAAAACTGGAAAAGTCGGTTATGCCGTATTTGCAGCAGGGTGATTTTGAGACACTGGATGAGATTGATCAAATTGTGCCGATAACGAAGACCGGCATATCCGATCACGCGGACGAATTAAAACAAAAACTAATTCAAGGTTACCTGATTCTTTATCCGAAAAATGAATCCGGACAGTTTCTGCTCATTCCAATTCCGTTAAAAAAATCCCGGCAAGTCAGTGTTCCAGAAGTGGAATTCAGTGTTGTCGGTCCGAAAGAAGCATTCATTGAAAATATTGATACGAACTTAAATCTTGTCAAAAAGCGATTGGCGATTCCGGAATTGGATATCCAGACAATGACAGTTGGTACAGTAACCAAAACGAAGGTGGCTGTAGTGTCGATTAAAGGAATTGTCGATGAAGAAAATGTGAACACAGCGATACAGCGGATAAATGATATTGAAATTGACCAGGTTATTGATAGTTCGTTTATTCAGCAAACGATAGCCGACAATAAGAATTCTCCTTTCCCGCAGCTTTTGGATACGGAGCGTCCTGACCGAATTGCGTCTGTTCTGGTTGAAGGGAAAGTAGCTATTTTTGTTGATGGATCTCCACATGTGTTAATTGGACCGACAACGCTTGTTGAGTTTTTTTCGGCGTTTGAGGATTATTTTCTTAATTGGACGATTGCGTCAACTTTCCGGATGATCAGGCTTTTCGCAGTATTCTTTTCTATTTTGATAACACCATTGTATGTTGCTGTTTTGACACATCATTTTGAAGTTATTCCGAAAGCCTTGCTGGGGCCCCTAATCAGTTCGAGGACACTTGTGCCATTTCAGCCGATTCTGGAGGCAATCATTCTTGAATTAACCATTGAACTGCTCAGAGAAGCCGGGGCAAGGCTGCCGACCAAAATCGGTCAGACGATCGGTATCGTTGGTGGTATTGTTATTGGTACGGCGTCTGTTGAGGCGGGTTTGACAAGTAATGTGCTGTTAATATTAATTGCGTTGGCTGCATTGGCATCATTTACGACACCCGTCTATCAGATGGGCAATACCATTCGCCTGATCCGCTTTCCATTGCTTATCGCTGCGCATGTATATGGTATTTTCGGTATAGCGGTCTGTATCGCGTATATCATGGTGCATTTAATTAGATTGACATCATTGGGAAGGCCGTTTCTTGAACCGGTTTATCCGTTCCGGTTTAAGGATTTGAAAGATGCTTTTATCCGGCTTCCTTTTAATATGCAAAACAAACGGCCATATCTTGTCCGTCCGTCAAAAGTTGACCGGCCAACTGAAGGAGAATAA
- a CDS encoding GerAB/ArcD/ProY family transporter, whose protein sequence is MIKAKDKVSPLMVFFVITASQVGVGVLGFQSVIIKYAGHDAWISVMLAGVGISAVIWIMYAMLNKDEYGDIVSIHTFVLGKWIGSVLTVIFSIYMLALAIVVMRTYLEIIQVWMFPHLSIWATMLFLLPLIYYIINGKFRTVVGVSFFGVVYPSFLILTMFFPLKYSRVANIMPVLDHTVIEIIQSSYLAILNFMGFAALLVFYPFVEKARTSQKNAHYGNLYITLLYTLICVVSFVYYNQYELKETIWATLGLWKIMELPIIARFEYFGIATLFFSILPNIALYTWASGRALSRQLNISHRKITYVLLGIIFIACLLFDDRKGVNFLNSIAGKIGSYFLFVYIPILFVLHWIRRKVSKNAS, encoded by the coding sequence ATGATAAAAGCTAAAGACAAAGTGTCGCCGTTGATGGTGTTTTTTGTTATTACAGCCTCCCAGGTTGGAGTTGGAGTGCTGGGGTTTCAAAGTGTCATCATTAAATATGCAGGACACGACGCATGGATATCAGTGATGCTCGCGGGAGTCGGCATCAGTGCTGTTATTTGGATTATGTATGCAATGCTGAACAAGGATGAGTATGGGGATATTGTATCCATTCACACTTTTGTACTTGGCAAATGGATTGGTTCAGTTCTTACTGTTATATTTTCCATTTATATGTTGGCTCTGGCAATTGTCGTTATGCGAACGTATTTGGAAATTATCCAGGTATGGATGTTCCCGCATTTGAGTATATGGGCCACGATGCTTTTTCTGCTGCCGCTTATTTATTATATTATTAACGGCAAATTCAGGACAGTTGTCGGTGTTAGTTTTTTTGGTGTCGTGTATCCATCATTTCTAATATTGACAATGTTCTTCCCGTTGAAATATTCACGGGTGGCAAATATTATGCCTGTTCTGGATCATACCGTTATTGAAATTATTCAATCGAGCTATTTAGCAATTTTGAACTTCATGGGCTTTGCCGCGCTGCTTGTTTTTTATCCATTTGTGGAGAAGGCAAGGACATCTCAAAAAAATGCCCATTATGGGAATCTGTATATAACACTTTTGTATACATTGATTTGTGTTGTGTCATTCGTATATTATAACCAGTACGAATTAAAGGAGACGATATGGGCCACATTGGGGTTATGGAAAATCATGGAGCTGCCTATAATAGCCCGTTTCGAATACTTCGGTATTGCCACATTATTCTTTTCCATTCTTCCCAACATTGCTTTATATACATGGGCAAGCGGGCGTGCACTTTCCAGACAACTCAATATATCACACCGGAAAATAACCTATGTCCTGCTGGGAATTATTTTTATTGCCTGCTTGCTGTTCGACGATCGTAAAGGGGTCAATTTTTTAAATAGTATTGCTGGCAAGATAGGCAGTTATTTTCTGTTTGTTTATATCCCGATATTGTTTGTTCTGCATTGGATTCGCAGAAAGGTGAGCAAAAATGCGTCTTAA